The following proteins come from a genomic window of Megalobrama amblycephala isolate DHTTF-2021 linkage group LG1, ASM1881202v1, whole genome shotgun sequence:
- the LOC125263296 gene encoding erythroblast NAD(P)(+)--arginine ADP-ribosyltransferase-like produces MLLIIEALLILATLGQDHRTAASEGHIFPLDMALNSVDDEYDGCTENMTQQVETKYLKRELNSSESDFKGSWQYCEKNSTNPEHNMTKNHSIAICVYTDRKVYGVFNNDTRYGKQNYTNDTYKWYSLHFLLAKAIQILKETQDECILTYRNTNVRFNESVKNTTVRFGQFASSSYNLNRAKFFGNVSCFEIYTCYGANVTKYSKLPREQEVLIPPYEMFNVTDVKSIRDFKNLRCETVYTLNSTGTQSDLNCALFTRPRS; encoded by the exons ATGTTGCTGATCATTGAAGCTCTTCTCATTTTAGCTACTCTAGGACAG GATCACAGAACTGCTGCTTCTGAAGGACACATATTTCCACTGGATATGGCACTGAATTCTGTTGATGATGAATATGACGGTTGTACAGAGAACATGACACAACAGGTGGAGACAAAATATCTGAAGAGGGAGCTCAACAGCTCTGAATCTGATTTTAAAGGATCTTggcaatattgtgaaaaaaattcTACAAATCCAGAACATAACATGACAAAGAATCATTCAATCGCCATTTGTGTGTACACAGACAGAAAAGTCtatggtgtttttaataatgaCACTCGTTACGGTAAACAAAACTACACAAACGACACATACAAATGGTATTCACTTCACTTTCTGTTAGCAAAAGCAATACAGATTCTAAAGGAAACACAAGATGAATGTATTCTAACTTATCGTAATACAAATGTTAGATTTAATGAGAGTGTAAAGAACACAACAGTTCGTTTTGGTCAATTTGCATCTTCCTCCTATAATCTTAACAGAGCTAAGTTTTTtggaaatgtatcttgtttcgAGATCTACACTTGTTACGGTGCAAATGTGACAAAATATTCTAAGCTTCCTCGTGAGCAAGAGGTGCTGATTCCTCCGTATGAGATGTTTAATGTCACTGATGTCAAGTCAATAagagattttaaaaatcttaggTGTGAAACTGTATACACTTTAAATAGCACTGGAACACAAAGCGACCTGAACTGTGCTCTATTCACGAGACCACGTTCATAA